From a region of the Phragmitibacter flavus genome:
- a CDS encoding type II secretion system protein, with the protein MNTNKFHGQRAARARAFTLIELLVVMAIIAILATLTLGAFTYAQQAAARNRTTGAMAAIRAALEQYKEKFGEYPEPMNEGTAVSGAKTGGAKMLYQAITGDGTDAIKLTSGGTPSDGEVDEEEIRNAINASLPPAMIFPPRSAMSGAVEIYLVDGFGRPFQYEKAATTGTATTINPTYDLWSFGNLEGDAPGTVSLEQKSDVAVTGPWIKNW; encoded by the coding sequence ATGAACACAAACAAATTCCACGGACAACGGGCTGCACGCGCCCGTGCGTTCACGTTGATCGAGTTGCTGGTGGTAATGGCGATCATTGCCATCCTGGCCACGTTGACCTTGGGGGCATTCACTTACGCTCAGCAGGCGGCGGCACGTAACCGAACCACGGGAGCCATGGCAGCCATCCGGGCGGCACTGGAGCAATACAAGGAAAAATTCGGGGAGTATCCAGAGCCGATGAATGAAGGAACGGCTGTCAGTGGTGCCAAAACTGGCGGGGCGAAGATGCTTTACCAGGCGATCACTGGCGACGGCACCGATGCCATCAAATTAACCTCCGGTGGAACACCATCTGATGGAGAGGTGGACGAAGAGGAAATTCGAAATGCCATCAATGCCAGTCTTCCGCCAGCGATGATTTTCCCTCCGCGTTCCGCGATGAGTGGTGCTGTCGAGATTTACCTCGTCGATGGTTTTGGTCGTCCGTTTCAGTATGAAAAAGCCGCGACCACTGGCACTGCCACCACCATCAATCCGACCTATGACCTTTGGTCGTTTGGAAACCTTGAGGGGGATGCACCGGGGACAGTCAGCCTGGAACAAAAAAGTGATGTCGCTGTGACGGGTCCATGGATCAAGAACTGGTGA
- a CDS encoding HPr family phosphocarrier protein, with protein MTLSKEFTIVNKLGLHARPAAQFVKRASKYACSIWVEKDDEQVNGKSIMGLMMLAAGCGAKILIIAEGSDAETAMQDLGGLVQSGFDDGE; from the coding sequence ATGACCCTCAGCAAAGAATTTACCATCGTTAACAAGCTCGGCTTGCATGCGCGTCCGGCGGCTCAATTTGTCAAACGTGCCAGCAAGTATGCGTGCAGCATTTGGGTGGAGAAGGACGATGAGCAGGTGAATGGCAAGAGCATCATGGGCCTGATGATGCTGGCGGCGGGGTGTGGGGCGAAGATTTTGATCATTGCGGAAGGTTCGGACGCGGAAACGGCGATGCAGGATCTTGGTGGTCTTGTGCAAAGCGGGTTTGACGACGGGGAGTGA
- a CDS encoding sulfatase-like hydrolase/transferase: protein MKPLAFLLLFFVFTTQIKAADRPNILWITIEDTSPNLGCYGDTFARTPNLDAFAARGQLFQHAWSNAPVCAPARTAIITGMYPPSTGAEHMRSQVPLPAGVEMYPQLLRRAGYYCTNNNKEDYNHEKPKGTWDDSSKKAHWKNRAANQPFFAIFNSTTTHESQNRKPNRQLISDPSKVPLPPFHPDTPEVRGDWAQCYDNIATMDGEFQKHLDELTAAGLAEDTIIFFYGDHGTGLPRFKRWPGNGGMQVPFIVHFPKKWQHLAPQAYSPGAKSEELISFVDLAPTLLSLIGEPIPDYIQGRPFCGTKRAPAPEYLHGFRSRMDERQDFMRSITDGRYVYIRHYMPHVPYGLRLSYQSMMPTMQIWEKLAKANQLNSVQADYWKPKPFEALYDLQSDPWETVNLASSTDHTETLHRLRAAQQKHLVNIRDLGFIPEAERIRTAAGNSPRDAFQDDSTYPVQEVVALANLATDPGQTDPLPLLTALENPNPILRYWAATGLLIRGQSVYTDAYPALKKALIDPTPSVQIIIAEIVARHGDAADQQEALSILLKLANVEQSDWFTAVEALNSVIALGDRAATIKDEIAALPQSLPTTPKRLAEYVPRLIETLTTSGE, encoded by the coding sequence ATGAAACCGCTCGCTTTCCTGCTGCTCTTCTTTGTCTTCACCACCCAAATTAAAGCCGCCGACCGGCCCAACATCCTCTGGATTACCATCGAAGACACCAGTCCCAACCTCGGCTGTTATGGCGATACTTTCGCCCGCACCCCCAACCTCGACGCCTTCGCCGCCCGTGGCCAGCTCTTCCAGCACGCCTGGTCCAACGCCCCCGTCTGCGCCCCCGCCCGCACCGCCATCATCACCGGGATGTATCCACCCAGCACCGGAGCCGAACACATGCGCAGTCAGGTCCCCCTTCCCGCTGGCGTCGAAATGTATCCGCAACTCCTGCGTCGCGCCGGCTACTACTGCACCAATAACAACAAGGAAGACTACAATCACGAAAAGCCCAAAGGCACCTGGGACGACAGCTCCAAAAAAGCCCATTGGAAAAATCGCGCCGCCAACCAGCCCTTCTTCGCCATCTTCAACTCCACTACCACGCACGAGAGCCAAAATCGCAAACCCAACCGCCAGCTCATCTCCGATCCCAGCAAGGTCCCTCTTCCCCCCTTTCATCCCGACACTCCAGAAGTTCGCGGTGACTGGGCCCAATGTTACGACAACATCGCCACCATGGACGGCGAGTTTCAAAAGCACCTCGACGAACTCACCGCCGCCGGCCTGGCCGAAGACACCATCATCTTCTTCTACGGGGACCACGGCACCGGCCTCCCCCGCTTCAAACGCTGGCCCGGCAATGGCGGCATGCAGGTCCCCTTCATCGTCCACTTCCCCAAAAAATGGCAGCACCTTGCACCGCAAGCCTACTCGCCGGGAGCCAAATCCGAGGAACTCATCAGCTTCGTCGACCTCGCCCCCACCCTGCTCAGCCTCATCGGTGAACCCATTCCCGATTACATCCAAGGTCGTCCCTTCTGCGGCACCAAACGCGCTCCTGCCCCTGAATACCTGCATGGGTTCCGGTCCCGAATGGACGAACGCCAAGACTTCATGCGCAGCATCACTGACGGTCGCTACGTCTACATCCGCCACTACATGCCCCACGTCCCCTACGGCCTGCGCCTGTCCTACCAGTCGATGATGCCCACCATGCAAATCTGGGAGAAGCTCGCCAAGGCAAATCAGCTCAACTCCGTCCAGGCTGACTACTGGAAACCAAAACCGTTCGAAGCCCTTTACGACCTGCAGTCCGACCCTTGGGAAACCGTCAATCTCGCCTCGTCCACCGATCACACCGAAACGCTCCACCGACTCCGTGCCGCCCAGCAAAAGCACCTCGTCAACATCCGCGACCTCGGTTTCATCCCCGAAGCCGAACGTATTCGCACCGCCGCCGGCAACTCCCCAAGGGATGCCTTCCAAGACGACAGCACCTACCCGGTTCAGGAAGTGGTTGCCCTTGCCAACCTCGCCACCGATCCCGGTCAAACCGATCCCCTGCCACTCCTTACCGCCCTTGAGAATCCCAATCCCATCTTGCGATACTGGGCCGCCACCGGCCTGCTGATCCGAGGCCAATCCGTCTACACCGACGCCTACCCCGCCCTCAAAAAAGCGCTCATCGATCCCACTCCCAGCGTGCAGATCATCATCGCCGAGATCGTCGCCCGCCATGGCGATGCCGCCGACCAGCAGGAAGCCTTGTCCATCCTGCTAAAGCTCGCCAATGTCGAGCAATCCGACTGGTTCACTGCCGTCGAAGCCCTCAACTCCGTCATCGCCCTCGGCGACCGCGCCGCCACCATCAAGGACGAAATCGCCGCCCTGCCTCAATCTCTCCCCACAACGCCGAAGCGACTCGCCGAATACGTTCCCCGGCTCATCGAAACCCTTACGACTTCCGGGGAATAA
- a CDS encoding type II secretion system F family protein, translating to MPNFHYIALDQNGQETAGVIEAPNEGEAIGQLRRNQLYPTQVVEDGKGDSAAIRRRARTSSAKGKTKAMGKTAASAKVSGKVLMIFTRQLATLIDSGLPLLRGLTVLGRQEPNKIMKGAINTLADSVQTGSTFSESLSQFPRIFNKLYINMVKAGELGGVLELVLNRLAEYQEKAQKLKNKIVAAMVYPLIVMIIAVGIMVFLMTVIVPKFEKIFEDMLGSRDKLPELTKWVIGFSRWMQDNLLLLAAMGVAVFIGWQVLKSSKGGRRFIDQMKLKLPLFGDVQRKSAISRFTRTLGTLVTSGVPILQALNITRETAGNIIISDAIDKVHDAVKEGESMVAPLEASKVFPPMVISMVDVGEETGQLPEMLLKVADVYEDEVDNAVSALTSMLEPLMIVVLAVVVGVIVLALFMPLIQIIQGINNQ from the coding sequence ATGCCTAATTTCCACTATATCGCCCTTGACCAAAACGGCCAGGAGACGGCCGGCGTCATCGAAGCTCCCAACGAGGGCGAGGCCATCGGTCAGCTGCGTCGCAATCAGCTTTATCCAACCCAGGTGGTGGAAGATGGCAAGGGTGATTCCGCCGCCATTCGTCGCCGGGCACGCACCTCATCCGCCAAGGGCAAGACCAAGGCGATGGGCAAAACGGCTGCCAGTGCGAAAGTTTCGGGAAAGGTCTTGATGATTTTTACCCGCCAGCTGGCAACGCTGATTGATTCAGGCCTGCCTCTTTTGCGTGGTTTGACGGTGTTGGGTCGGCAGGAGCCGAACAAAATCATGAAGGGGGCGATCAACACCCTCGCCGACTCGGTGCAAACCGGCAGCACCTTCTCCGAGAGCCTTTCCCAATTTCCGCGAATCTTCAACAAGCTTTACATCAACATGGTGAAAGCGGGTGAACTCGGCGGTGTGTTGGAACTTGTTCTTAACCGTCTTGCTGAATACCAGGAGAAGGCCCAAAAGCTGAAAAACAAGATCGTGGCGGCCATGGTCTACCCGTTGATCGTGATGATCATTGCCGTGGGCATCATGGTGTTCCTGATGACGGTGATCGTGCCGAAGTTCGAGAAAATCTTCGAAGACATGCTCGGCAGCCGCGACAAGCTGCCTGAACTGACCAAGTGGGTCATTGGATTCAGCCGCTGGATGCAGGACAATCTGCTGCTGCTGGCGGCGATGGGCGTGGCGGTGTTCATTGGCTGGCAGGTGCTCAAGTCATCCAAAGGTGGCCGACGTTTTATCGATCAGATGAAACTCAAGCTGCCGCTGTTTGGGGACGTGCAACGCAAGAGCGCCATTTCCCGGTTTACCCGCACCTTGGGAACTTTGGTGACATCCGGTGTGCCGATTTTGCAGGCGTTGAACATCACCCGCGAAACCGCTGGCAACATCATCATCTCTGACGCGATCGACAAAGTTCATGACGCGGTCAAGGAAGGGGAAAGCATGGTGGCGCCGTTGGAGGCGAGCAAGGTGTTCCCGCCGATGGTGATCAGCATGGTGGACGTGGGTGAAGAAACTGGTCAGTTGCCGGAGATGTTGCTCAAGGTGGCCGACGTTTATGAGGACGAGGTGGACAACGCGGTTTCCGCGCTGACTTCGATGCTTGAGCCGTTGATGATCGTCGTTCTGGCCGTGGTGGTCGGGGTGATTGTTTTGGCGCTCTTCATGCCTCTGATCCAGATCATTCAAGGGATCAACAACCAGTAA
- the hprK gene encoding HPr(Ser) kinase/phosphatase: MAEVSISHKVKRPSFITVGDFYEDNRETLKIKLIGSAAGFSRKILEPSVNRPGLALSGFFTYFAYKRVQVIGNSEISYLNGLDPEVARDRFRQLCQADIPCLVIARDKRLPEDLLAIATEMGVSVFQSSILTMKFINAATIRLDWAFAPTTVLHGCLVDCQGMGVLIQGPSGSGKSEAVLGLLERGGSMVADDAVHFRLIEERDLLGTAPGLTRYMIEVRGIGLLNVAAMFGVGAVRLTKRLDLVIQLAPNVDLGEVERFDSGSHSTSILGQKVALIEVPVTAGRDVAGLIEVAALNHKLRTYGYDSAAEFDQRLLKKMADDQLK; this comes from the coding sequence ATGGCAGAAGTGAGCATCTCACACAAAGTAAAGCGTCCGTCGTTCATCACGGTGGGGGACTTTTACGAGGACAATCGTGAGACGTTGAAAATCAAACTGATCGGGTCGGCGGCCGGTTTTTCGAGGAAGATTCTGGAGCCATCGGTGAACCGCCCGGGTTTGGCGTTGAGTGGTTTTTTCACCTACTTTGCTTACAAGCGGGTGCAGGTAATCGGCAATTCGGAGATTTCCTATCTGAACGGCCTTGATCCTGAAGTGGCGAGGGACCGGTTTCGCCAGCTTTGCCAGGCGGACATTCCGTGTCTGGTGATCGCGAGGGACAAACGATTGCCGGAAGATTTGCTGGCTATTGCGACCGAGATGGGGGTTTCGGTATTTCAGTCGAGCATTTTGACGATGAAGTTCATCAATGCTGCGACGATCCGGCTCGACTGGGCGTTTGCGCCAACCACTGTTTTGCATGGGTGTCTGGTGGATTGTCAGGGGATGGGGGTGCTGATCCAGGGTCCGAGTGGCAGTGGCAAAAGCGAGGCGGTGTTGGGTTTGCTGGAGCGTGGCGGCAGCATGGTGGCGGATGATGCGGTGCATTTCCGGTTGATTGAGGAGCGCGATCTCTTGGGGACGGCACCGGGGTTGACGCGGTATATGATTGAGGTGCGTGGGATTGGACTGCTGAATGTGGCGGCGATGTTCGGGGTGGGGGCGGTTCGATTGACCAAGCGGCTGGATTTGGTGATTCAACTGGCGCCGAATGTGGACCTTGGAGAAGTGGAGCGGTTTGATTCAGGATCGCACAGCACGTCGATTCTGGGCCAGAAGGTGGCATTGATCGAGGTGCCGGTGACGGCGGGCCGGGATGTTGCCGGTTTGATTGAGGTGGCGGCTTTGAACCACAAATTACGCACCTACGGCTATGACAGCGCGGCCGAATTTGATCAAAGACTGTTGAAAAAGATGGCGGATGATCAATTAAAGTAG